One segment of Gemmatimonadales bacterium DNA contains the following:
- the recF gene encoding DNA replication and repair protein RecF (All proteins in this family for which functions are known are DNA-binding proteins that assist the filamentation of RecA onto DNA for the initiation of recombination or recombinational repair.) encodes MRLQGLVARGFRNLADLDRDLPAAGVAILGANGQGKTNLLEALYYPVLFRSFRGATDADVGGFGGPGFHVEVRAADRVVTATYSAGPRRKRIAIGGEEIRRVARAIGSCLAVAFLPVDVGLAGGPAAERRRYLDRVLSLADPRYLTALGRYRAALAQRNGALRQGRPNLARAFDRVLSDAGAVVTERRLAWTAGAAARFPAELACLGEREQVSIGYRGCADLADPAAWAPALAAAEPRDGARGATTVGPQRDDLVLEVGGRPLRDVGSTGQQRTAAIALKLLEADTLARAHGTEPALLLDDVFAELDRERQERLARRLGLGGERQVFVTAPRRDELPPGMELELWSISAGTVSGRSGSSRVAADGATSAGMAARSVVE; translated from the coding sequence GTGAGGCTCCAAGGCCTGGTTGCACGGGGTTTTCGGAACCTCGCCGACCTCGACCGCGACCTTCCGGCGGCAGGGGTGGCGATCCTCGGCGCCAACGGGCAGGGCAAGACCAACCTCCTGGAAGCGCTCTACTACCCCGTGCTCTTCCGCTCATTCCGCGGCGCCACCGACGCCGACGTGGGTGGGTTTGGCGGTCCCGGATTTCATGTCGAGGTGCGCGCGGCGGACCGCGTCGTAACGGCCACCTACTCGGCGGGTCCGCGGCGAAAGCGCATCGCGATCGGCGGCGAAGAAATTCGCCGGGTGGCAAGGGCCATAGGCTCCTGCCTCGCTGTCGCCTTCCTGCCGGTGGACGTGGGGCTCGCGGGCGGACCGGCGGCGGAGCGGCGCCGCTATCTCGACCGGGTGCTCTCGCTGGCGGACCCGCGGTATCTCACCGCGCTCGGCCGCTATCGGGCGGCGCTCGCGCAGCGGAACGGCGCCCTCCGGCAGGGCCGCCCCAATCTGGCGCGGGCATTCGACCGGGTGCTGAGCGACGCGGGAGCGGTCGTGACGGAACGCAGGTTGGCGTGGACCGCGGGCGCCGCGGCCCGATTTCCGGCCGAGCTCGCGTGCCTCGGCGAGCGGGAGCAGGTGTCGATCGGCTACCGAGGCTGCGCGGATCTGGCTGACCCCGCCGCGTGGGCGCCGGCGCTCGCGGCCGCGGAGCCGCGGGATGGGGCGCGAGGCGCCACGACCGTGGGCCCGCAGCGCGATGACCTGGTGCTGGAGGTGGGCGGCCGGCCGTTGCGCGATGTCGGCTCGACCGGCCAGCAGCGCACCGCGGCCATTGCGCTCAAACTGCTCGAGGCCGACACCTTGGCTCGTGCGCACGGCACCGAGCCCGCGCTGCTGCTCGACGATGTATTCGCCGAGCTGGACCGCGAGCGCCAGGAGCGCCTGGCACGGCGACTGGGTCTGGGCGGCGAGCGGCAGGTGTTCGTGACGGCGCCCCGGCGCGACGAGCTGCCGCCGGGCATGGAGCTCGAGCTCTGGAGCATTTCGGCGGGGACGGTTTCGGGCCGATCCGGTTCGAGCCGTGTAGCGGCGGACGGCGCGACTTCGGCGGGAATGGCGGCGCGGAG